Part of the Intestinibacillus sp. Marseille-P6563 genome is shown below.
GGTCTCCACCTGCATGGTATATCCAAGCGCCCCAGATGTGCGGGGAATGATCGTAATCTTCTGCACTGGAGCCGAATTGGTCTGTTTGGCTGCAACCAGAGCATGCCCGATTTCATGATAGGCGACCAATTTCTTTTCCTGGTCGGACAGGACCGCGTTTTTCTTTTGATACCCAGCAATGACGACTTCGATGCTTTCTTCCAAATCGGCTTGCTCTACCATCGTGCGCCCGCTGCGTACGGCCCGCAGCGCTGCTTCATTGATGATATTCGCCAGTTCTGCGCCCGAGGCGCCCGAGGCCATGCGGGCGATGGTATGAAAATCCACATCTTCTGCTGTCTTGATTTTTTTGGCATGCACTTTCAAAATCGCTTCTCGGCCCTGTAAATCCGGCAATTCTACCGGGACTCGTCGATCAAAGCGGCCCGGACGGGTCAGCGCCGGATCCAAAGACTCCGGACGGTTGGTCGCTGCCAGGATGATCACGCCGGTGTTTTCTTCGAAACCGTCCATCTCGGTGAGAAGCTGATTGAGCGTCTGCTCGCGTTCATCGTTACCGCCATAACCGCCCGAATTTCGCTTCTGACCAATGGCATCGATCTCGTCGATGAATACAATACACGGCGCTTTTTCCTTGGCCTGCTTGAACAGGTCGCGTACCTTCGAAGCGCCCATGCCAACAAACATCTCGACAAATTCCGAGCCCGAGATCGAGAAAAAGGGGACGTTTGCTTCGCCGGCCACGGCTTTGGCCAGCATGGTTTTACCGGTACCCGGAGGGCCTACCAGCAAAATGCCCTTGGGCATGGAAGCGCCTGCTTCGGTATATTTGTTGGGATTGTGCAAATAATCCACGATTTCTGCGAGGCTTTCTTTTGCTTCATCTTCCCCGGCAACATCGGCAAACCGGATGCCCTTGGTAGATTGTACATAGACTTTGGCATTGCTCTTTC
Proteins encoded:
- the ftsH gene encoding ATP-dependent zinc metalloprotease FtsH, yielding MKEVQSPKKPLIYYYCIVMLIILLFNALVTPMLYQKQAVEVDYGTFMDMIDEKDIGTVQVEDTQIIFTDKEENTVYTTGPMEDPTLTERLHASGAKFDRVMEEPISPIWSFVLTFVLPILIFVGLGQYMRKKLMEQAGGKNSLSFGMGKSNAKVYVQSTKGIRFADVAGEDEAKESLAEIVDYLHNPNKYTEAGASMPKGILLVGPPGTGKTMLAKAVAGEANVPFFSISGSEFVEMFVGMGASKVRDLFKQAKEKAPCIVFIDEIDAIGQKRNSGGYGGNDEREQTLNQLLTEMDGFEENTGVIILAATNRPESLDPALTRPGRFDRRVPVELPDLQGREAILKVHAKKIKTAEDVDFHTIARMASGASGAELANIINEAALRAVRSGRTMVEQADLEESIEVVIAGYQKKNAVLSDQEKKLVAYHEIGHALVAAKQTNSAPVQKITIIPRTSGALGYTMQVETGDKYLMTKQELENKIAVYTGGRAAEEIVFGSVTTGASNDIEQATKLARAMISRYGMSDTFDMVAMETVNNQYLGGDASLNCSPDTQKEIDQKVVELVKTQHEKAKKILQENRAMLDELASFLYEKETITGEEFMQILKRGEDEQ